The following are encoded together in the Brassica napus cultivar Da-Ae chromosome A9, Da-Ae, whole genome shotgun sequence genome:
- the LOC106421191 gene encoding uncharacterized protein LOC106421191, with protein sequence MRLILTVMLSFIPYLYSSPHRPCSSSPVARPRLRRCRLSRFATALVATTALLLASVAWLSLVFSPATSRCWHLLRDWEDAHIWNRRYEREGEISPPALPIFDHDQEIAQPRNRSLLGLDLSLNHLMFGIAGSSQLWERRKELVRLWWKPSQMRGHVWLEEQVSPQEGDDSLPPIILSEDSSRFRYTNPTGHPSGLRISRIAMESFRLSLPGVRWFILGDDDTIFNVNNLLAVLSKYDPSEMVYVGNPSESHSANSYFSHNMAFGGGGIAISFPLAEALSRIHDDCIDRYPKLYGSDDRLHACITELGVPLSKEPGFHQWDIKGDAHGILSSHPIAPFVSIHHVEAVNPLYPGLSTLDSLKLFTEAMDLSPRSVLQRSICYDHTHKLTFSISLGYVVQVFPNLLLPRDLERADLTFSAWNGIRHPSEFDLDIKLPVSSLCKKPILFFLNEVGREGNATLGTYSRSLVKDDLKRKLLCFPSSPPLPNVEKIQVLGLPLSKNWHLAPRRLCCRATPTTNEPFRLTVGQCGKIILGSTISSQ encoded by the exons ATGCGTTTAATCCTCACCGTCATGCTCTCATTCATTCCATACCTTTATTCCTCTCCTCACCGTCCCTGCTCCTCCTCCCCCGTCGCTCGTCCTCGCCTCCGTCGCTGCCGTCTCAGTCGTTTCGCCACCGCATTGGTCGCTACAACCGCTCTTCTCCTCGCCTCCGTGGCCTGGCTCTCCCTCGTCTTCTCACCCGCCACTTCTCGCTGCTGGCATCTCCTTAGGGATTGGGAAGACGCCCATATCTGGAACAGACGGTACGAAAGGGAAGGGGAAATCTCTCCGCCGGCTCTCCCTATCTTCGATCATGACCAAGAGATTGCCCAACCGAGGAATCGAAGTCTCTTGGGGCTTGATCTGTCTCTGAACCACTTGATGTTTGGCATCGCTGGGTCTTCACAGCTCTGGGAACGACGCAAGGAGCTGGTGAGGCTATGGTGGAAGCCTTCCCAGATGCGTGGTCACGTCTGGCTCGAAGAGCAGGTCTCTCCGCAGGAAGGAGATGATTCTCTTCCTCCTATCATCCTCTCCGAAGACTCCTCTCGCTTCCGTTACACCAATCCCACTGGCCATCCTTCTGGGCTTCGAATCTCACGCATCGCCATGGAGTCTTTCCGCCTCTCTCTCCCCGGTGTCCGCTGGTTTATCCTCGGAGACGACGACACTATCTTCAATGTTAACAACCTTCTTGCTGTCTTGAGCAAGTACGATCCTTCCGAGATGGTTTATGTCGGAAACCCTTCCGAGAGCCACTCTGCTAACTCCTACTTCAGTCATAACATGGCTTTCGGAGGCGGCGGCATTGCCATCAGCTTCCCTCTCGCCGAAGCCCTCTCTCGCATCCATGATGATTGTATCGATAGATACCCTAAGCTATACGGTAGTGATGATCGTCTTCACGCCTGCATCACCGAACTCGGAGTTCCTCTCTCCAAAGAGCCTGGCTTTCACCAG TGGGACATTAAGGGAGATGCTCATGGCATCTTGTCCTCTCATCCCATCGCACCTTTTGTCTCTATTCATCACGTTGAAGCTGTTAATCCTCTCTATCCGGGCTTATCCACATTAGATAGTTTGAAACTCTTCACCGAAGCTATGGATTTGAGCCCCAGGAGTGTTTTGCAGCGATCCATCTGTTACGATCATACTCACAAGCTCACTTTTTCAATCTCTCTTGGCTATGTTGTACAAGTCTTCCCGAACCTTCTCTTACCACGGGATCTTGAGCGAGCTGACCTTACCTTCTCTGCCTGGAACGGGATTAGACATCCCAGTGAGTTTGACCTTGACATCAAGCTTCCTGTTTCATCTCTCTGTAAGAAGCCTATACTCTTCTTCTTAAACGAGGTAGGACGTGAAGGCAATGCGACTCTTGGAACCTACTCTAGATCATTGGTAAAAGATGATTTGAAGAGGAAGCTTCTATGCTTTCCAAGCTCTCCTCCTCTGCCTAATGTGGAAAAGATCCAGGTCCTAGGGCTTCCTCTGAGCAAAAATTGGCACTTG GCGCCGAGACGGTTGTGTTGCAGAGCAACTCCAACTACTAATGAGCCTTTCAGATTAACAGTTGGGCAGTGTGGAAAGATCATCTTGGGTTCCACGATTAGTTCCCAATGA